GGGCCTTTTGCCGGATTCCAATCCGGGACGTTCGATATCTTGTTCCCATGACCAACGGGGGCGGTGGACGCAACCGGTCGGGCACGGGGCGCCCGCCGGGTACTTCGGGGATTTCGGGGACTGCGGAACATCCTGGGGTCCCGGGCGCCACGGACCTACGCGCCGCCGTCGGCCGCTTCACCGAGGCGGTGGAATCCATGACCGCCGGCTGGGATCTCCTCGGCGATGACGCCCGCCACGAGCTCTACGTCGAACTCGAGACCGCGCGCCGCAAACTCGCGATCGTCGACGCGGAGTATCTGTCGGCGACGGCGAACGGGCGCGTCGTAAAGCCAACGCCCAAGGTCATGCGGACGTTCACGGAAAATGCGCACGTGTCGCGCGCGGAAGCCCGGCGCAGGATCGCCGCGGCACACCGGCTCCAGCGGCCCGAGGCGCAGAACACGCCGCCCAAGCATGATCTGCCGGCGGTGCGGCGCCGCGTCGCGGAGGGCGTGGTCGGCGCGGATGCGGTGGAGATCATCGACAAGGCGCTCGACGGGCTGCCGCGCAAGGCCGAGGAGCTCGTGCACGTCGCGGACCCGCACATCGCCGACCTGCTGGACAAGGTGCAGGTCGACGACCTGAAGCACCTGGGGCCGATGCTGCGGGCGCTGCTCGGCCTCGATGATCCGTACACCGACGAGGATCGGCAGCGGCGGCGCAGCGTGCGGCTGTCGAAGCCGGACGCGGACAACATGTCGCGCATCAGCGGCCACGTGACCCCCGAGTTCGGCGCGATCCTGAGGCGGCTGTTCGCGGATTACGCAGGCCCCGGGAATTTGCTTCCCGACGGCGCCGACGACGACCGCACCGCCGACCAGCGCCGGCACGACGCCGTGGAAGCCGCCATCGCCGCCGGGTACGGGGCGCCAGGCTCGGATGATGGTGAATCTGACGGATGCACCCCACCGGCCGCCCCGGATGGCTCACCCGGATCATCGCCCGGTGGAGCACCAGGCGGACCGTCCAGTGGAGCACCCGGCGGACCGTCCAGTGGAGCACCCGGCGAAGCATCCGGCGGCGCTCCGGTCAGGCCGAACCTCCGCCCGGCCAAACGCCTGCGCCCCAAACGCGGCACGACGTCGATCGTGGCCACCATGCACGTGTCCGAGTTGGCGCGCATGACCGGCACCGCCCTGACGGACGTGGGCACGACGATGTCCATATCCGAGGCCGTCCGCAACGCCGACGCACGCGATTTCCACCTGTCGGTGATGGACCTCCGGGGGCAGACCCTGTGGTTCGGCCGTTCGCGGCGCTGCGGGTCGCTCGCCCAGTACCTCGCGCTGTGCGCCGAGGAGGGCATGAGCACCGCACCCGGATCATCCTCGCCGCCGGCCTACTGCGACATCCACCACATCGACCGGTGGGAAACCGGCGGCCTGACCGACATCGACGGGCTGACCCTTGCGGACTTCGTCATGCACGGCACGATCGACGACGACAGAGCCGACGAGAATCGGTGGTGGACGACGAAGGCGGGTCCGTCGTCAAGCTCCGGCCCGCCGGCGGCCGAGCCGGAGAACCCGAAGGTGCGCTGGATTCCGCCGAAGTCGGTGGATCCGGAGCGGGCGCCCCGCGAAAATCACCATCCGCTCGGTTGGCTCGCGCCGGGTCGGCGGATGCGGCGATTCTTCGGCCGGAGGAAGGCGGCGGGATCGGAGGACGACGAGCCTCCGCTCCCGTGATGGTTCAGGGCACTCCGCTGTGACGTTTTCGGGCGCCCGGCCGAAAATGCACCGATCGGTACACTGGCATGAGCGAAGCTCAGGGCCCGCGACCACGGCAAATCGCCGCACAACACGGCCGCAAAACGCGACCCGAGAGCGCACGACACGGAAACCACGACACGGAAAAGAGGAACACCGACTCGATGTCCGCCACCCAGCACTCCGACGCCCGCCCGTACCGCACGATTCCCGAAATCATCGCGGATCACGGCGCCGACCTGTCGTGGCAGAAGTCGGTGTACAGGCACCTGCACGCCAACCCGGAACTGTCGGCCGTCGAGGAACGCACCGCCGCCTACCTCGCCGAACGACTGTCCGAGTTCGACTGCTCCCTGACCACCGGCATCGGCGGCCACGGGCTGGTCGGCGTCTTCCGCAACGGCGAAGGCCCGACGGTGCTGTTCCGCGCCGACATCGACGCCCTGCCCGTCGAAGAGGCCACCGGAGTCGACTACGCGTCCGTCGCCGACGGCGTCTCCCGCGAAGGCATCGCCTCCAAGGTCATGCACGCCTGCGGCCACGACCACCACATGACCGCCCTCCTCGGGGCCTGCGCCATCCTCGACGCCAACCGCGAGGACTGGTCCGGCACCTTCATCGCCCTGTTCCAGCCCGCCGAGGAAACCGCCTGCGGCGCCCAGGGCATGGTCGACGACGGCCTGGCCACCAAGATCCCCCGCCCCGACGTGTGCCTGGGCCAGCACGTCGTCCCCGGCCCCGCCGGCCGCGTCATGTCCGCCGCCGGCCCCGTCCTCACCGGCTGCGACACCATCACCATCGACATCACCGGCCGCTCCGCCCATGGATCGATGCCGCACAACGGCGTCGACCCGACGTACATCGCGGCGGCGATCGTCATGCGGCTGCAGGGCATCGTCGGCCGCGAGGTGTCGCCCCACGAATTCGCGGTGATCTCGGTGGGCACGCTGTCGTCGGGCAACTCGAACAACACCATCCCCGGCCACGCGCGCATCGTGCTGAACATCCGCTATTACTCCGACGAGGTCCGCGACATCCTCATCGGCGCCATCGAGCGCGTCGCCCGCGCCGAATGCGTGGCCTCCGGCGCCGACATCGAGCCCCGATTCACCTACTCCGACCACGGCGACGTCACCGACAACGACCCCGAGGTCTTCGCCGACGTCCGCGCGGCATTCGACGGGGTCTTCGGCGCCGAATCCGTCACCGCCGAACGCTGGACCGCATCGGAGGACTTCTCCGACATCCCCAACGCCTTCGGCTGCCCCTACGTCTACTGGACCGTCGGCGTCACCCCGCGCGAACTGTGGGACCGGGCCGTCGCCGACGACCGGGTGCTCGAAGACGTGCCGTCCAACCACATGTCCACGTTCCTGCCGGACTACGAACCCACCGTCGACGCCACCACCCGCGCCGCCGCGGCGGCCGTGCTCGCCTGCCTGCGGCGGTAACGCGGGCCACGGAGGAAGACCGGCGACATGCCCCTGCACCTGCCCACCGACCGGATGACCATCGGCCTGGCCGAACCACTCGCCGGCGGGCGGGGCCCGGTGCCCGATCTGGAGGCGCTGCTGAGGGATACGGCGAGCGTCGCAAAGCATGCCGAAGACGCCGGCGCGACCGCCCTCTGGTTCCGCGACGTCCCGCTGCTCGTCGACGAATTCCGCGACGCCGGGCAAATCCTCGACCCGTTCACGCACATGGCGTACCTGGCGGCGCACACCTCCGACATCGGCCTGGCCACCGCGTCGACGGTGCTGACCCTGCGCCACCCCATCCACGTTGCCAAGCAAGCGGCCAGCGTCGACCAGCTCTCCGGCGGCCGCGTGGCGCTGGGCGTGGCCACCGGAGACCGGCCCGAGGAGTTCCCGGCGTTCAAGCGCCGCCGCGCCGACCGCGCCGAGGACTTCCGCCACGCCGTCGACTACGTCCGCGCCCTGTGGCGCCCGGGCACGCCGCGCACCCGCGCGAACCGGTGGGGCGGCGTCGACATGGGCATCGAGATGCTGCCCAAACCCGTCGGCGGCTCCCCCATCCCCCTGTACGTCACCGGCCACTGCGGCCAGACCCCCGAATGGATTGCCGAACACGGCGACGGCTGGATGTACTACGGGCAGGACCCGGACACCACCGCGAAGCTCGTGCGCGGGTGGCGGGAGAACGTCGCCCGGGTCTGCGGGGATGGCGCAGGGTCGAATGGCGCAGCGTCGGATGGAGGAGGCCTTGGCAGCGGCGGGGCGGGCGTCGTCAAGCCCTACATCACCACCCTGACCCTGGACCTGCTGCCCGACCCCGACGCCGAACCGAAGCCCCTGCGCTACGGCTTCCGCGCGGGCCGGACGTTCTTGCTGCGGTACCTGGAACGGCTGGCGAGTGTCGGCGTCGACCACGTCATGGTGGGGCTGCGTGCTTCACGACGGCCCGTGCCCGACGTCCTCGACGAACTCGGCGAGCACGTGTTCCCCGAATACCCGCGGTGACCAGCGGGCCGTCGCGGTGAACTCCCCAATGCCGGCGGTGGATCAGCCCGCGAACTCGGGGTAGTCGATGTAGCCCTCGGGGCCCTGGGAGTAGATGGTCTCCGGGTCGACGGCGGCCAGCGGCAGGTCCTCGCGCATGCGGCGCACCAGGTCGGGGTTGGCGATGTACGGCCGCCCGAAACCGACGAGATCCACCAGGCCGGTGTCCAGCCATTCCCGCGCCGACGCCGCGTCCTGGCCGCCCGTGAAGATCACCGCGCCGCGGTACTGCTCGCGCATGTGCTCGAGCAGCTGGCGCGGCACCGCGGGGGTGACGCGGTCGCCGGTGGTCGACGACTGGTCGGCGACGTGGATGAAATCGACGCCGCGCTCCCCCAGCTCGCGGGCGAGGGTGACGTAGGTGTTCTCGACGCCGTCGTACAGCGGGATGCCGTTGACCGTCCCGTACGGCGAAATGCGCATGCCGATGATGAACGGGCGGCCCTCCCCGGACCCGGCGCCATCCTTCGTCCGCGCCTCCCGGAGCGCGTCGCGCACCGCGTCGTTGACCGCGTCGACCACGGCCAGCGGGAACCGCAGGCGCTCGTCGACGGTCTGCGCGCCCCACCCGTCGCTGCGATCGTTGACCAGCGGATTGATGAACTGCTGGATCAGATAGCCGTTCGCGGCATGGATCTCGATGCCGTCGAAACCCGCCTCGACGGCATTGGCGGCCGCGCGGGCGTAGTCGGCGATGGTGCGGGCGATGCCGTCGTCGTCGAGCCCGACCGGATCGGAAGCGCCCGTGAAGCGGGCCTCGCCGCGGGAATCGAAGATGTAGCACTTGGCGCCCTCCGCGGGCGTCGACGTCGGGCTCTCCGGCGCCGACCCCGACGGCTGCAGCGCCGTATGCGACACCCGGCCGCAATGCCACAGCTGGGCGACGATGCGGCCACCGGCGGCATGGACCCGGTCGACGACCTGCGCCCAGCCCTCGACCTGCTTCGGCTTCCAGATCCCCGGCACCGCGGCGAAACCGCGCGCCTCCGGGGAAATGAAGGTCCCCTCCGAGACGATCAGCCCCGCCGTCGCCCGCTGGGCGTAATATTCGGCGACCATTTCATCGGCCACCTGGGACTGCGACCGCACGCGGGTCATCGGCGCCATGACGACGCGGTTGGGCAGTGACAATTCGCCGATGCGGAATGAATCGAACAGAGTCAACGACGGGCCTTTTCGGGAACTGCCGCCGCGGGCGGGCGCGGGCGGTCACCGGACGGGGACATTTGCGGTGACCTTAACACCGCCCGCGGAACCCGGTTCAATCGCGGCTCCGTTGAGTCGCCGCCCCGGGCTTGCGGCGGCGCGGAGCCGGTCAGCCCCTGCTCTCCCCCGGTTCCTCCTGCAGCTCGCCGCAGACGGTGACGTCGCCGTCGATGACCGCGCCGCCCGGGATGTGCAGGTTGCCGTCGTCGTCGATGACCGGCGCCGGCAGGGGTTCGCCGCTTTCGTCGTAACCCGGCGCCGGCGTCGACTCCTGGGTTTCCAGCGCGTCCGGGGTGAAGGCCGGGCGCCACTGGCGGGTGCGCGGTTCGGGGCGGGCGGCGGCGTCGTCGCGGATGCCCTTGACCAGCGAGAACATCATGACGAACCCGAGCACGAAGAACGGCAGCCCGACGACGGTGATGGTGTCCTGCAGCGCCGTCAGCCCCTCCTCGCCACCGCCGATGAGCAGGATGGCGGCGACCAGGCCAGTCAGCACGGCCCAGACGACGCGCTGCACCGAATTGGATTTGCGCTCGTCGCCGATCGCCATCATGTCCAGAACCATCGACGAGGAATCCATGGACGTCGTGAAGAAAATCACGACGATGATGACCGAGAACAAGGACATCACGGGCGCCAACGG
This genomic stretch from Corynebacterium hansenii harbors:
- a CDS encoding HNH endonuclease signature motif containing protein — its product is MTNGGGGRNRSGTGRPPGTSGISGTAEHPGVPGATDLRAAVGRFTEAVESMTAGWDLLGDDARHELYVELETARRKLAIVDAEYLSATANGRVVKPTPKVMRTFTENAHVSRAEARRRIAAAHRLQRPEAQNTPPKHDLPAVRRRVAEGVVGADAVEIIDKALDGLPRKAEELVHVADPHIADLLDKVQVDDLKHLGPMLRALLGLDDPYTDEDRQRRRSVRLSKPDADNMSRISGHVTPEFGAILRRLFADYAGPGNLLPDGADDDRTADQRRHDAVEAAIAAGYGAPGSDDGESDGCTPPAAPDGSPGSSPGGAPGGPSSGAPGGPSSGAPGEASGGAPVRPNLRPAKRLRPKRGTTSIVATMHVSELARMTGTALTDVGTTMSISEAVRNADARDFHLSVMDLRGQTLWFGRSRRCGSLAQYLALCAEEGMSTAPGSSSPPAYCDIHHIDRWETGGLTDIDGLTLADFVMHGTIDDDRADENRWWTTKAGPSSSSGPPAAEPENPKVRWIPPKSVDPERAPRENHHPLGWLAPGRRMRRFFGRRKAAGSEDDEPPLP
- a CDS encoding amidohydrolase, translating into MSATQHSDARPYRTIPEIIADHGADLSWQKSVYRHLHANPELSAVEERTAAYLAERLSEFDCSLTTGIGGHGLVGVFRNGEGPTVLFRADIDALPVEEATGVDYASVADGVSREGIASKVMHACGHDHHMTALLGACAILDANREDWSGTFIALFQPAEETACGAQGMVDDGLATKIPRPDVCLGQHVVPGPAGRVMSAAGPVLTGCDTITIDITGRSAHGSMPHNGVDPTYIAAAIVMRLQGIVGREVSPHEFAVISVGTLSSGNSNNTIPGHARIVLNIRYYSDEVRDILIGAIERVARAECVASGADIEPRFTYSDHGDVTDNDPEVFADVRAAFDGVFGAESVTAERWTASEDFSDIPNAFGCPYVYWTVGVTPRELWDRAVADDRVLEDVPSNHMSTFLPDYEPTVDATTRAAAAAVLACLRR
- a CDS encoding TIGR03571 family LLM class oxidoreductase; amino-acid sequence: MPLHLPTDRMTIGLAEPLAGGRGPVPDLEALLRDTASVAKHAEDAGATALWFRDVPLLVDEFRDAGQILDPFTHMAYLAAHTSDIGLATASTVLTLRHPIHVAKQAASVDQLSGGRVALGVATGDRPEEFPAFKRRRADRAEDFRHAVDYVRALWRPGTPRTRANRWGGVDMGIEMLPKPVGGSPIPLYVTGHCGQTPEWIAEHGDGWMYYGQDPDTTAKLVRGWRENVARVCGDGAGSNGAASDGGGLGSGGAGVVKPYITTLTLDLLPDPDAEPKPLRYGFRAGRTFLLRYLERLASVGVDHVMVGLRASRRPVPDVLDELGEHVFPEYPR
- a CDS encoding alkene reductase is translated as MTLFDSFRIGELSLPNRVVMAPMTRVRSQSQVADEMVAEYYAQRATAGLIVSEGTFISPEARGFAAVPGIWKPKQVEGWAQVVDRVHAAGGRIVAQLWHCGRVSHTALQPSGSAPESPTSTPAEGAKCYIFDSRGEARFTGASDPVGLDDDGIARTIADYARAAANAVEAGFDGIEIHAANGYLIQQFINPLVNDRSDGWGAQTVDERLRFPLAVVDAVNDAVRDALREARTKDGAGSGEGRPFIIGMRISPYGTVNGIPLYDGVENTYVTLARELGERGVDFIHVADQSSTTGDRVTPAVPRQLLEHMREQYRGAVIFTGGQDAASAREWLDTGLVDLVGFGRPYIANPDLVRRMREDLPLAAVDPETIYSQGPEGYIDYPEFAG